From Streptomyces yatensis, one genomic window encodes:
- a CDS encoding type I polyketide synthase → MMSEQEKLLGYLRRVTADLHQARQRLQDVESAAREPIAIVGMSCRFPGGVGSPEEFWQLLSGAEDAITPFPEDRGWDLDSLYDADPDRSGTSYTREGGFLYDIGDFDADFFGISPREAMAMDPQQRLLLETSWEAIERAGIDPVSLRGSRSGVFFGAVAPDYGPRVHEAPDGVEGHLVTGSAISVVSGRVAYTLGLEGPAVTVDTACSSSLVALHLAVQALRQGECSFALAGGVSVMATPGTFVGFSRQRGLALDGRCKPFSAAADGFGAAEGAGMLFLERLSDARRNGHPVLAVVRGTATNQDGASSALSAPNGPSQQRVIRQALANAGLTAGQVDAVEAHGTGTKLGDPIEAQALLATYGRERTTGDPLLLGSVKSNIGHTQAAAGVAGVMKMVLAMRHGVLPRTLHIDEPSPHVDWSTGTVELLTEAAAWPEGEEPRRAGVSSFGISGTNAHAIIEQAPAPSATPEVTSDDAAEAASGSEEAAEPRTTALPLIPWLLSSKSEAALRAQARRLLDHVEQHPEMAAGDIGLSLATTRTAFDHRAVVLAQDRTQAVRALTDHLAGGGAPGLVEGVARRSAGVVFVFPGQGSQWVGMAAGLLDASPVFARRIEECAAALAPFVDWSLVEVLRGGEGAAEALERVDVVQPVLWAVMVSLAELWRSYGVEPAAVIGHSQGEIAAACVAGALSLEDAAKVVALRSQALPVLSGRGGMVSVSLPVDAVRERLGAWGERLSVAAVNGPSAVVVSGDADALEELLTACEAEEVRARRIPVDYASHSAHVESLEEEIRRTLAGIAPRSSSVPFYSTVTGGVLDTTEMDAGYWYRNLRGTVRFDETVRVLLDEGFQTFVEASAHPVLTVGIEQTAEDHGTPVAAVGSLRRDEGGLERFLTSLAAAHVGGIAVDWRTVFAGTGARPVELPTYAFQRQRYWLDATSAAEVAAAGGGSSADAVDVRFWEAVEREDLEALVRTLEVEDEEQQSSLTALLPALSSWRRQRREQNKVDGWRYQAVWKPLASASETTLSGTWLVAVPEACGDDALVAAVLDGLAGRGAHVVRMAAGAADDREVMAERLRGALDGVEPSAVAGVFSLLGLDESGHATFGVVPAGLAATVALVQALGDADVVAPLWCGTRGAVSVGRSDRLVSPAQSMLWGLGRTLEAEYPQRWGGVVDLPETIDTRAVARLAGVLAGTEGEDQVAVRGSGVFAKRLARASAPDATTADGWRPSGSVLVTGGTGALGGHVARWLARTGAEHLVLTSRSGMEAEGAAELKAELEGLGPRVTVAACDAADRAALAGVLDAIPSEFPLTAVVHTAGVLDDGVVDALTVERAAGVLRPKVDATRNLHELTAGMELSAFVLFSSAAATLGNPGQGSYAAGNAYLDALAAQRRADGLPATSIAWGAWAGGGLVTDEVGERMSRSGIQAMDPELAISALQQALDHDETFLAVADIDWARFEADSADTPLFRQLRNVPSAATGKQLTAGSSAPGRAELHDRLEAMPREKREGALRDLVRAQAADVLAHDSADAVASDRAFRDLGFDSLTAVELRNRIGAATGLRLPVSLVFDYPTPAVLARFLHGEMFGTEEGGAAETTPTRSDSFDEPIAIVAMSCRFPGGVRTPEQLWDVVNAGVDTISGFPDDRGWDLEGLYDPDPDKPGKTYALTGGFLDNITDFDPDFFGINPREALAMDPQQRLLLETSWEAFERAGIDPAALRGSQAGVFIGSNYQDYSGRAISAPDGVQGYLGLGSASSVASGRLSYTFGFEGPAVTVDTACSSSLVALHLAAQSLRQGECDMALAGGVTIMATPGTFVEFSSQRVLSPDGRCKAFSAEADGTGWSEGVGLLLVERLSDARRNGHQVLAVVRGSAINQDGASNGLTAPNGPSQQRVIGKALESAGLTAADVDAVEAHGTGTSLGDPIEAQALLATYGQGRPEDEPLWLGSIKSNIGHTQAAAGVAGVIKMVMAMREGVLPKTLHADEPSPHVDWTSGAVSLLTEATPWPETDRPRRAAVSSFGISGTNAHTIIEAADPAEAPSQETGGEAAGAPAGITVVPWLLSGGSPDALCAQAARLREFEGVATAHADDLADIGYSLATTRSALPYRAVVVAEEPAQFRSGLDALAEGRNAATLIQGVARAEHKTAFLFSGQGAQRLGMGRELYEAFPVFAQALDEVCAHLDVLLDRPLTEVMFAAEGSADADLLNQTAFTQPALFAIEVALFRLLEHWGITPDVLIGHSIGEIAAAHVAGVFSLEDACALVAARGRLMQSMPEGGAMVAVQAPEEEIAASLAGREAEVSIAAVNGPTAVVIAGDEAAVLEIAGQWERAGRKTRRLRVSHAFHSPRMDGVLGDFRKVVEGLSFAPPALSLVSNVTGTAADTDEVCSPEYWVRHVREAVRFADGVRTLEKLGVTSFVEVGPDGVLTAMAQDCLTAEESDGGLAPSLVSVLRKDRPEIQSLTMALAELHVHGTTVRWDAVFAGRGARRVELPTYAFQRQRYWLETAPATGGDVTSAGLDSPDHPLLGAAVALADTDTYLFTGRLSVATQPWLADHVFAETVLFPGTAFVEVALRAAEQVGYERLDELTIETPLILPARGAAQIQLTVGEPDESGARSLNLYSRSEDAQPDDPWTRHTTGLLTRDPSTTAAESVAADFAVWPPAEAKPIDVDGLYDRFIDVGFAYGPAFQGLRAAWRRGDEIFAEIDLPETQEAEAARYGLHPALLDASLHTVAFNPTGTDGSTLPFSWNGVTLHAGGASALRVRLASAGGDTVSLHATDTSGALVVAVDSLVLRPVAPEQVNAARPYESLYQVEWTPVDTSRAPEPNGVAAGRWALVGPDLAEVAGVLGTADGTVDTYPDLAALARAVDAGATAPDVVLAPTVSGTHRTQDLAEAVRETGHRALDLLKNWLADDRFGASRLVFLTRGAIAAGEDTDVADPAAAAVWGLVRSAQSENPDRFVLADLDDQDGSRRILPAALTTDEPQIVVRGGTVLAGRLARVPAPGDDAERDTATTGITWDPQGTVLVTGAASGLGGLVARHLVGEHGVRNLVLASRRGLAADGAAELRTELADLGAHATVAACDTADRDALAGLLASLPDEHPLTAVVHTAGVLDDGVVEALTPERVDRVLRPKVDAVLNLHELTAGLDLSAFVLFSSLSGTLGGPGQANYAAANAFLDAFAYRRRAEGLPAQSLAWGLWEERSGMTGQLDEANRRRIARDGVVPMASEEALALFDTSCGIDAATLVPARLDASAWRAQDGPVPALLRGIIRTTARRGPAKTSTGGSGAGSAELRRRIGSLDPAGRQQALLELVTEHAAMALGHDNPRMIAPDRGFLDLGFDSLTAVGLRNQLGTVTGLRLPATLLFDYTTSRALAGYLAEELVDAGTDGSVVLPVLSELEKLESSFAEVVADEAARERLTARLQQVLAKLGAQQTQTTNGGVAAADRFESATDDEIFDFLDEELS, encoded by the coding sequence CTGATGTCGGAACAAGAAAAGCTGCTCGGCTACCTCCGGCGGGTGACGGCTGATCTGCACCAGGCGCGGCAGCGTCTGCAGGATGTGGAGTCGGCGGCCCGTGAGCCGATCGCGATCGTCGGGATGAGCTGCCGCTTCCCCGGCGGGGTGGGTTCTCCCGAGGAGTTCTGGCAGCTGCTGAGCGGCGCCGAGGACGCCATCACGCCGTTCCCCGAGGACCGTGGCTGGGACCTCGACTCGCTCTATGACGCGGACCCTGACCGGTCGGGAACCTCCTATACGCGCGAGGGGGGATTCCTGTACGACATCGGCGACTTCGACGCCGACTTCTTCGGGATCTCGCCACGCGAGGCGATGGCGATGGATCCGCAGCAGCGGTTGCTGCTGGAGACGTCGTGGGAGGCCATCGAGCGGGCGGGGATCGACCCGGTCTCGCTGCGGGGCAGCCGGTCCGGGGTCTTCTTCGGGGCGGTGGCCCCCGACTATGGGCCGCGGGTGCACGAGGCGCCGGACGGTGTCGAGGGTCATCTGGTGACCGGCAGCGCGATCAGCGTGGTGTCCGGGCGGGTGGCCTACACGCTCGGGCTGGAGGGCCCCGCGGTGACGGTGGACACCGCGTGCTCGTCGTCGCTGGTGGCCCTGCATCTGGCGGTGCAGGCGCTGCGTCAGGGGGAGTGCTCCTTCGCCCTGGCCGGCGGTGTGAGCGTGATGGCCACGCCGGGTACGTTCGTCGGTTTCAGCCGGCAGCGCGGGCTCGCACTGGACGGCCGGTGCAAGCCCTTCTCGGCGGCGGCCGATGGTTTCGGGGCGGCCGAGGGTGCCGGGATGCTGTTCCTGGAGCGGCTCTCCGACGCCCGGCGAAACGGGCATCCGGTGCTGGCGGTTGTCCGGGGGACGGCGACGAACCAGGATGGCGCGAGCAGTGCGCTGTCCGCCCCCAACGGCCCGTCGCAGCAGCGGGTGATCCGCCAGGCGCTGGCCAACGCCGGGCTCACGGCCGGGCAGGTCGACGCCGTGGAGGCCCACGGGACCGGTACGAAGCTGGGCGATCCGATCGAGGCGCAGGCGCTGCTGGCCACCTATGGCCGTGAGCGCACCACGGGTGATCCGCTGCTGCTGGGGTCGGTCAAGTCCAACATCGGCCATACACAGGCGGCCGCCGGCGTGGCCGGTGTGATGAAGATGGTGCTGGCGATGCGGCATGGTGTGCTGCCGCGCACCCTGCACATCGACGAGCCGTCGCCGCATGTGGACTGGTCGACGGGCACGGTCGAGCTTCTCACCGAGGCCGCCGCATGGCCCGAGGGCGAGGAGCCGCGCCGGGCCGGGGTGTCCTCCTTCGGCATCAGCGGGACCAACGCCCACGCCATCATCGAGCAGGCACCGGCACCGTCCGCCACACCCGAGGTGACGAGTGACGACGCCGCCGAGGCGGCTTCCGGCTCCGAGGAGGCGGCAGAGCCCCGGACGACGGCGCTGCCGCTCATCCCCTGGCTGTTGTCGAGCAAGTCCGAGGCGGCGCTGCGCGCCCAGGCCAGGCGGCTGCTGGACCATGTGGAACAGCACCCGGAGATGGCGGCCGGGGACATCGGGCTGTCGCTTGCCACGACCCGGACCGCCTTTGACCATCGTGCGGTGGTGCTGGCCCAGGATCGTACGCAGGCCGTCCGGGCCCTGACCGACCATCTCGCGGGTGGCGGCGCCCCGGGGCTGGTCGAAGGCGTCGCCAGGCGCAGTGCCGGAGTCGTGTTCGTCTTTCCCGGTCAGGGGTCGCAGTGGGTGGGGATGGCGGCGGGGCTGCTGGACGCCTCGCCGGTGTTCGCCCGGCGGATCGAGGAGTGTGCCGCGGCGCTGGCGCCGTTCGTGGACTGGTCGCTGGTGGAGGTGTTGCGCGGCGGTGAGGGCGCCGCGGAGGCGCTGGAGCGGGTGGATGTGGTGCAGCCGGTGCTGTGGGCGGTGATGGTGTCGCTGGCGGAGCTGTGGCGCTCCTACGGTGTCGAGCCCGCCGCCGTGATCGGCCATTCGCAGGGTGAGATCGCGGCGGCGTGTGTGGCGGGTGCGCTGTCGCTGGAGGACGCCGCGAAGGTGGTGGCCCTGCGCAGCCAGGCACTGCCCGTGCTGTCCGGGCGCGGGGGCATGGTGTCGGTGTCGCTGCCCGTGGACGCGGTGCGGGAGCGCCTCGGGGCATGGGGTGAGCGGCTGTCGGTGGCGGCGGTGAACGGGCCCTCGGCGGTCGTGGTCTCCGGCGATGCCGACGCGCTGGAGGAGCTGCTGACGGCGTGTGAGGCGGAGGAGGTCCGGGCGCGCCGTATCCCCGTGGACTACGCCTCGCACTCCGCCCACGTCGAAAGCCTTGAAGAGGAGATCCGGCGCACTCTGGCCGGCATCGCTCCGCGGTCCTCCTCGGTGCCCTTCTACTCGACGGTGACCGGCGGGGTGCTGGACACCACGGAGATGGACGCCGGCTACTGGTACCGCAATCTGCGCGGGACCGTGCGTTTCGACGAGACCGTACGGGTGCTCCTGGACGAAGGCTTCCAGACGTTCGTGGAGGCCAGCGCGCATCCGGTGCTGACCGTGGGCATCGAGCAGACGGCCGAGGACCACGGCACCCCCGTGGCCGCCGTCGGCTCGCTGCGCCGTGACGAAGGCGGTCTGGAACGGTTCCTGACCTCCCTGGCCGCGGCCCACGTCGGCGGTATCGCCGTGGACTGGCGGACGGTGTTCGCCGGGACCGGGGCCCGCCCCGTCGAGCTGCCCACCTACGCCTTCCAGCGCCAGCGGTACTGGCTGGACGCCACCTCGGCCGCCGAGGTGGCCGCCGCCGGTGGCGGCTCGAGCGCGGACGCGGTGGATGTGCGCTTCTGGGAGGCGGTGGAGCGTGAGGATTTGGAGGCGCTGGTCCGCACCCTGGAGGTGGAGGACGAGGAGCAGCAGTCGTCGTTGACGGCGTTGCTTCCGGCGCTGTCGTCCTGGCGCCGTCAGCGGCGTGAGCAGAACAAGGTGGACGGCTGGCGTTACCAGGCGGTCTGGAAGCCCCTGGCATCCGCGTCCGAGACCACGCTCTCGGGCACCTGGCTGGTGGCCGTTCCGGAAGCCTGTGGTGACGACGCGTTGGTCGCCGCAGTGCTGGACGGGCTGGCCGGGCGCGGTGCGCATGTGGTGCGGATGGCCGCCGGGGCGGCGGATGACCGTGAGGTGATGGCGGAGCGGCTGCGCGGGGCCCTCGATGGCGTCGAGCCGTCGGCCGTGGCGGGGGTGTTCTCGCTGCTGGGGCTGGACGAGTCGGGGCATGCGACGTTCGGTGTGGTCCCGGCCGGGCTGGCGGCGACGGTGGCGCTCGTTCAGGCGCTGGGCGACGCGGATGTGGTGGCTCCGCTGTGGTGCGGCACCCGGGGTGCGGTGTCGGTGGGCCGCTCCGACCGGCTGGTGAGCCCGGCGCAGTCCATGCTGTGGGGCCTGGGCCGGACCCTGGAGGCGGAGTACCCCCAGCGCTGGGGCGGCGTCGTCGACCTGCCCGAGACCATCGACACCCGCGCGGTGGCCCGGCTGGCCGGAGTGCTGGCGGGCACGGAGGGCGAGGACCAGGTCGCGGTGCGCGGCTCCGGTGTCTTCGCCAAGCGGCTGGCGCGGGCATCCGCGCCTGATGCCACGACCGCCGATGGCTGGCGGCCGAGTGGTTCGGTGCTGGTGACCGGTGGTACGGGTGCGCTGGGCGGTCACGTCGCCCGCTGGCTGGCGCGTACGGGCGCCGAGCACCTCGTCCTGACGAGCCGCAGTGGTATGGAGGCCGAGGGCGCCGCCGAGTTGAAGGCGGAGCTGGAAGGGCTCGGGCCCCGGGTGACGGTGGCGGCGTGTGACGCCGCGGACCGTGCGGCGCTGGCCGGGGTGCTGGACGCGATTCCGTCGGAGTTCCCGCTGACCGCCGTGGTGCATACGGCCGGTGTGCTGGACGACGGTGTCGTGGACGCCCTGACGGTGGAGCGGGCGGCCGGGGTGCTGCGTCCGAAGGTGGACGCCACGCGGAATCTCCATGAGCTGACCGCCGGGATGGAGCTGTCGGCGTTCGTGCTGTTCTCCTCGGCGGCGGCCACGTTGGGCAACCCGGGTCAGGGGAGCTACGCCGCGGGCAACGCCTACCTCGACGCGCTGGCGGCCCAGCGGCGTGCGGACGGGCTTCCGGCCACCTCCATCGCCTGGGGTGCCTGGGCCGGAGGCGGCCTCGTCACGGACGAGGTCGGCGAGCGGATGAGCCGCTCGGGGATCCAGGCCATGGACCCCGAGCTGGCGATTTCGGCGCTGCAGCAGGCACTGGACCACGACGAGACGTTCCTCGCGGTCGCGGACATCGACTGGGCACGCTTCGAAGCGGACTCCGCCGACACTCCCCTCTTCCGCCAGCTGCGGAACGTGCCGAGCGCGGCCACGGGGAAGCAGCTCACGGCGGGCAGTTCCGCCCCCGGGCGGGCGGAACTCCACGACCGGCTGGAAGCCATGCCCCGGGAGAAGCGCGAAGGAGCGCTGCGGGACCTGGTGCGTGCCCAGGCCGCCGACGTCCTCGCGCACGACAGCGCGGACGCGGTCGCGTCGGACCGTGCCTTCCGTGACCTCGGCTTCGACTCGCTGACCGCCGTCGAACTGCGCAACCGGATCGGCGCGGCGACCGGGCTGCGGCTGCCGGTCAGCCTGGTCTTCGACTACCCCACGCCCGCGGTGCTCGCACGGTTCCTGCACGGCGAGATGTTCGGCACCGAGGAAGGCGGCGCCGCCGAGACGACGCCGACCCGATCGGACTCGTTCGACGAGCCCATCGCGATCGTGGCGATGAGCTGCCGGTTCCCGGGCGGGGTGCGGACCCCCGAGCAGCTGTGGGACGTGGTGAACGCCGGAGTCGACACCATCTCCGGGTTCCCCGACGACCGAGGCTGGGACCTCGAGGGGCTGTACGACCCCGACCCCGACAAGCCGGGCAAGACCTACGCCCTCACCGGCGGATTCCTCGACAACATCACCGACTTCGACCCGGACTTCTTCGGGATCAACCCGCGCGAGGCCCTGGCCATGGACCCGCAGCAGCGGCTGCTGCTGGAGACGTCCTGGGAGGCGTTCGAGCGCGCCGGCATCGACCCGGCGGCGTTGCGCGGCAGCCAGGCGGGCGTCTTCATCGGCTCGAACTACCAGGACTACAGCGGCCGGGCCATCAGCGCGCCGGACGGTGTGCAGGGCTACCTCGGACTCGGCAGCGCGTCGAGCGTCGCCTCCGGACGCCTCTCCTACACCTTCGGTTTCGAGGGCCCGGCCGTGACGGTGGACACCGCGTGCTCCTCGTCGCTGGTCGCCCTGCACCTGGCCGCGCAGTCGCTGCGCCAGGGCGAGTGCGACATGGCGCTGGCCGGCGGTGTGACGATCATGGCCACCCCGGGCACGTTCGTCGAGTTCAGCTCCCAGCGGGTGCTGTCGCCGGACGGGCGGTGCAAGGCGTTCTCCGCCGAGGCCGATGGCACGGGCTGGTCCGAGGGCGTGGGCCTGCTGCTGGTGGAGCGGCTGTCGGACGCCCGGCGCAACGGCCACCAGGTGCTGGCCGTCGTCCGGGGTTCGGCGATCAACCAGGACGGCGCGTCCAACGGACTGACGGCGCCCAACGGCCCGTCGCAGCAGCGGGTGATCGGCAAGGCGCTGGAGAGCGCGGGCCTGACGGCCGCCGACGTGGACGCGGTGGAAGCCCATGGCACGGGCACCTCGCTGGGTGACCCGATCGAGGCGCAGGCGCTGCTGGCCACCTACGGCCAGGGGCGGCCGGAGGACGAGCCGCTGTGGCTGGGCTCCATCAAGTCGAACATCGGGCACACCCAGGCGGCGGCCGGTGTGGCCGGGGTCATCAAGATGGTGATGGCCATGCGGGAGGGCGTGCTGCCGAAGACGCTCCACGCGGACGAGCCCTCGCCGCACGTCGACTGGACCAGCGGCGCCGTGTCCCTCCTGACCGAGGCGACCCCGTGGCCGGAGACGGACCGCCCGCGCCGGGCGGCCGTGTCGTCCTTCGGGATCAGCGGCACCAACGCGCACACCATCATCGAGGCGGCCGACCCCGCGGAGGCACCGTCACAGGAGACCGGTGGCGAGGCCGCCGGTGCGCCGGCCGGCATCACGGTCGTTCCCTGGCTGCTCTCCGGCGGAAGCCCCGACGCGTTGTGCGCCCAGGCCGCGCGGCTGCGCGAGTTCGAGGGTGTGGCCACCGCGCACGCCGACGACCTCGCCGACATCGGCTATTCGCTGGCGACGACCCGTTCCGCCCTGCCCTACCGCGCGGTGGTGGTCGCCGAGGAGCCGGCCCAGTTCCGGTCCGGACTCGACGCGCTGGCGGAGGGCAGGAACGCGGCCACGCTGATCCAGGGCGTGGCGCGGGCCGAGCACAAGACGGCGTTCCTGTTCTCGGGCCAGGGTGCGCAGCGCCTGGGCATGGGGCGGGAGTTGTACGAGGCCTTCCCGGTGTTCGCCCAGGCGCTGGACGAGGTGTGCGCGCATCTCGATGTGCTGCTCGACCGTCCCCTCACCGAGGTGATGTTCGCGGCCGAGGGCAGCGCGGATGCCGACCTGCTGAACCAGACGGCGTTCACCCAGCCCGCGCTGTTCGCCATCGAGGTGGCGCTCTTCCGGCTGTTGGAGCACTGGGGCATCACCCCGGATGTGCTGATCGGCCACTCCATCGGCGAGATCGCCGCCGCACATGTGGCGGGGGTGTTCTCGCTGGAGGACGCGTGCGCGCTGGTGGCCGCCCGCGGCCGGCTGATGCAGTCCATGCCCGAGGGCGGCGCGATGGTGGCCGTCCAGGCGCCCGAGGAGGAGATCGCCGCGTCGCTGGCCGGTCGTGAGGCCGAGGTGAGCATCGCCGCCGTCAACGGCCCGACCGCCGTGGTCATCGCGGGCGATGAGGCCGCGGTGCTGGAGATCGCCGGACAGTGGGAGCGAGCGGGCCGTAAGACGCGCCGCCTGCGGGTCAGCCACGCCTTCCACTCCCCGCGGATGGACGGGGTGCTCGGCGACTTCCGCAAGGTCGTCGAGGGCCTGTCGTTCGCTCCTCCGGCCCTCTCCCTGGTCTCCAACGTCACCGGCACGGCGGCGGACACCGATGAGGTGTGCTCGCCGGAGTACTGGGTGCGCCATGTGCGGGAGGCGGTGCGGTTCGCGGACGGCGTACGGACCCTGGAGAAGCTGGGCGTCACCTCGTTCGTGGAGGTGGGCCCGGACGGTGTGCTCACCGCGATGGCCCAGGACTGCCTGACGGCCGAGGAGTCCGACGGCGGGCTCGCTCCCTCCCTCGTGTCCGTGCTGCGCAAGGACCGGCCCGAGATCCAGTCGCTGACCATGGCACTGGCCGAACTCCACGTCCACGGCACCACGGTGCGGTGGGACGCGGTGTTCGCCGGGCGTGGCGCCCGGCGGGTGGAGCTGCCCACCTACGCCTTCCAGCGGCAGCGCTACTGGCTCGAGACGGCGCCGGCCACCGGCGGGGACGTGACCTCGGCCGGGCTGGACTCGCCCGACCACCCGCTCCTCGGCGCCGCCGTCGCCCTGGCCGACACCGACACCTACCTGTTCACCGGCCGTCTGTCCGTCGCCACCCAGCCGTGGCTGGCCGACCACGTCTTCGCGGAGACCGTGCTCTTCCCGGGCACGGCCTTCGTGGAAGTGGCCCTGCGCGCGGCGGAGCAGGTGGGTTACGAGCGGCTGGACGAGCTGACCATCGAGACACCGCTGATCCTGCCCGCACGGGGCGCGGCCCAGATCCAGCTCACCGTGGGCGAGCCGGACGAGTCCGGAGCCCGTTCGCTCAACCTGTACTCCCGGTCCGAGGACGCCCAGCCGGACGACCCCTGGACACGCCATACGACCGGCCTGCTCACCAGGGACCCGTCCACCACGGCGGCGGAGTCCGTGGCCGCCGACTTCGCCGTATGGCCGCCCGCGGAGGCGAAGCCGATCGACGTGGACGGTCTCTACGACCGCTTCATCGACGTGGGCTTCGCCTACGGACCGGCCTTCCAGGGGCTGCGAGCCGCCTGGCGCCGCGGTGACGAGATCTTCGCCGAGATCGACCTGCCCGAGACCCAGGAGGCCGAGGCCGCGCGGTACGGCCTGCACCCGGCACTGCTCGACGCCTCGCTGCACACCGTCGCGTTCAACCCCACCGGCACCGACGGCAGCACCCTGCCGTTCTCGTGGAACGGGGTGACCCTCCACGCCGGTGGCGCGTCCGCGCTGCGCGTACGGCTCGCGAGCGCCGGCGGGGACACCGTCTCCCTGCACGCCACCGACACCTCCGGCGCACTCGTCGTCGCGGTCGACTCCCTCGTCCTGCGGCCCGTGGCCCCGGAGCAGGTGAACGCCGCCCGGCCGTACGAGTCGCTGTACCAGGTCGAGTGGACGCCCGTGGACACCTCCCGCGCCCCGGAGCCGAACGGCGTGGCGGCCGGGCGCTGGGCCCTCGTCGGACCCGACCTGGCCGAGGTGGCCGGTGTCCTCGGAACGGCCGATGGCACCGTGGACACCTACCCGGACCTCGCGGCCCTGGCCCGGGCCGTCGATGCGGGCGCCACCGCGCCCGACGTCGTCCTGGCCCCCACCGTGTCCGGCACCCACCGGACGCAGGACCTGGCGGAGGCGGTCCGGGAAACCGGCCACCGCGCCCTCGACCTGCTCAAGAACTGGCTGGCCGACGACCGCTTCGGAGCCTCCCGGCTGGTGTTCCTCACCCGGGGAGCCATCGCCGCCGGCGAGGACACCGATGTGGCCGACCCCGCCGCCGCGGCCGTCTGGGGCCTGGTGCGCTCGGCCCAGTCCGAGAACCCCGACCGGTTCGTCCTGGCCGACCTGGACGACCAGGACGGCTCACGCCGGATCCTCCCGGCGGCGCTCACCACCGATGAGCCGCAGATCGTGGTCCGCGGCGGCACGGTCCTGGCCGGCAGGCTGGCCCGGGTCCCGGCGCCCGGCGACGACGCCGAGCGGGACACGGCCACGACCGGCATCACCTGGGACCCGCAGGGCACCGTCCTGGTCACCGGAGCGGCCTCCGGCCTCGGCGGGCTGGTCGCCCGGCACCTCGTCGGCGAGCACGGTGTGCGCAACCTCGTGCTGGCCAGCCGCCGCGGCCTCGCCGCGGACGGCGCGGCCGAACTGCGCACGGAGCTGGCGGACCTCGGCGCCCACGCCACGGTCGCCGCCTGCGACACCGCCGACCGCGACGCCCTCGCCGGACTCCTGGCCTCCCTGCCGGACGAGCACCCGCTCACCGCCGTGGTGCACACCGCCGGCGTACTGGACGACGGCGTCGTCGAGGCGCTCACTCCCGAGCGCGTCGACCGCGTGCTGCGGCCCAAGGTCGACGCGGTGCTCAACCTGCATGAGCTGACCGCCGGCCTCGACCTGTCCGCGTTCGTGCTCTTCTCCTCGCTCTCCGGGACGCTCGGCGGCCCCGGCCAGGCCAACTACGCCGCCGCCAACGCCTTCCTGGACGCCTTCGCGTACCGGCGCCGGGCCGAGGGCCTGCCCGCCCAGTCACTCGCCTGGGGTCTGTGGGAGGAGCGCAGCGGCATGACCGGCCAGCTGGACGAGGCCAACAGGCGGCGCATCGCCCGGGACGGCGTGGTCCCGATGGCCTCCGAGGAGGCACTGGCCCTGTTCGACACCTCGTGCGGCATCGACGCGGCCACCCTCGTCCCGGCGCGGCTCGACGCCTCGGCGTGGCGAGCCCAGGACGGGCCGGTCCCGGCCCTGCTGCGGGGCATCATCCGGACCACGGCCCGCCGCGGCCCCGCGAAGACGTCCACGGGCGGTTCCGGCGCCGGCTCCGCCGAACTGCGCCGCCGTATCGGCTCGCTGGACCCGGCCGGGCGGCAGCAGGCGCTCCTCGAGCTGGTGACCGAGCACGCGGCCATGGCGCTGGGCCACGACAACCCCCGCATGATCGCCCCGGACCGCGGATTCCTCGACCTCGGCTTCGACTCGCTGACCGCGGTCGGACTCCGCAACCAGCTGGGCACGGTGACCGGCCTTCGGCTGCCCGCCACGCTGCTCTTCGACTACACGACCTCCCGGGCGCTGGCCGGATACCTGGCCGAAGAGCTCGTCGACGCGGGGACGGACGGATCGGTGGTGCTGCCGGTCCTGTCGGAGCTGGAGAAGCTGGAGAGCTCCTTCGCCGAGGTGGTGGCGGACGAGGCCGCCAGGGAACGCCTCACCGCACGCCTGCAGCAGGTCCTGGCGAAGCTGGGCGCGCAGCAGACACAGACAACCAACGGTGGGGTCGCTGCCGCCGACAGGTTCGAGTCGGCGACCGACGACGAGATCTTTGACTTCCTCGACGAGGAGCTCTCGTGA